The following proteins are encoded in a genomic region of Ornithinibacillus sp. 4-3:
- the opp3C gene encoding oligopeptide ABC transporter permease — MTQQNRDISDDLFTPDPIVGKKELQISDEPQLSFWKDAWVRLRRNKGAVISIFLLLFIIVMAFVGPMLNDYTYKDQNVAHSHMPPKVAGLEWLGFDGIDRNGVDLYAERNFDGAYWFGTDQFGRDIWTRVWEGTKISLYIAFLAASLDLIIGVIYGGISSFYGGRVDNVMQRIIEVLVGIPNLILIVLFILILEPGILSITLALVITGWVNMARVVRGQLLQLKGQEFVLASRALGASDFKLISKHLLPNALGSIIVTLMFTIPTAIFFEAFLSFIGLGLQPPLASLGVLIDDGYKTMQLLPYKMVYPAIIISVIMISFNVLADGLRDALDPKMRK; from the coding sequence AAAGGAATTACAAATTTCAGATGAACCTCAACTTAGTTTTTGGAAAGATGCATGGGTACGACTGAGAAGAAATAAAGGCGCTGTTATTAGTATCTTTTTACTACTTTTTATCATCGTCATGGCTTTTGTCGGACCGATGTTGAATGATTATACGTATAAAGATCAAAATGTTGCACATTCCCATATGCCGCCAAAAGTCGCTGGACTTGAATGGTTAGGATTTGATGGGATCGATCGAAACGGAGTCGATCTTTATGCAGAACGTAATTTCGATGGAGCATACTGGTTTGGAACAGATCAGTTCGGTCGTGATATTTGGACACGTGTTTGGGAAGGAACAAAAATATCGTTATATATTGCATTTTTAGCTGCATCCCTTGATTTAATCATTGGGGTAATTTATGGAGGAATCTCTTCTTTTTACGGAGGGCGTGTCGATAATGTCATGCAGCGAATTATTGAGGTTTTAGTTGGGATCCCAAACTTAATCTTAATTGTTTTGTTTATTTTAATTCTTGAACCGGGTATTTTATCTATCACGCTCGCACTCGTTATTACTGGGTGGGTTAATATGGCCCGTGTCGTGCGGGGGCAGCTACTACAGTTAAAAGGTCAAGAATTTGTATTAGCGTCTCGGGCATTAGGAGCGAGTGACTTTAAGCTTATTTCGAAACATTTACTCCCTAATGCACTCGGTTCCATTATTGTTACATTAATGTTCACGATTCCAACAGCTATTTTCTTTGAAGCGTTTTTAAGCTTTATTGGACTTGGACTTCAGCCACCACTCGCATCACTAGGAGTGTTAATTGATGATGGGTATAAAACAATGCAATTGCTTCCTTATAAAATGGTTTATCCAGCAATTATCATCAGTGTGATCATGATTAGCTTTAACGTGCTGGCAGATGGATTGCGAGATGCATTAGATCCGAAAATGCGGAAGTAG